In the genome of Stomoxys calcitrans chromosome 4, idStoCalc2.1, whole genome shotgun sequence, the window CCTCAATTCAACACCCTCACAATTATAGTTATGACTTTACCATGCCTACTCTCTCAATCTCTTTAATGGATAACTCACACATTCACCGAACTATATACTGCTTTGAAAATATGGCTATGCATTACTAcaaacaaatgtgttaagtgtTAATTTATGTGTTAAGTAATTTACTAATTTTAGTATGTTCTAGTTCGAATATCAAAAAACCCAGCATTATCTCGCACCTACGTAGCAAGAGTGGCCCACATACCAAACTCCAAGTTTGTAAGTTCAGCCGTTTCGTCTGGGCGAATAAATATACAAAAGAGTAGTTCTTTTGTATATTTAGAAGAAAAAAGAAGATGGTATTACaaattcggtctatatttatgacattttcttactttctttctttGTGGTTTAGTATTTATATGACAAATCCAAACAGTCTTAGTCAATTCATCAAAATAAGGCAGGAAAATCCTTATCAAAGACACAAATATTGGAAATTACCTTTTTGTATTTTGTCACAGCAAGAGCCAGGTAATACTTTCAATAAGttgtttaaagcctttttgTGTGAATGGCCAACAATGATATAAAAGCCATGATACACAAAAGTTAAAGATGGAATGAAGGAAAagaaagagagtgagagaggggGGGAATAAAACATAATCCCTACCTGCCAATGACACTGATGTTGGTTATTGCCTAAGGCAAACAaaaagttttcctttttttacttttttcttgtTATCAAAGAATGGGATTGTTTTGAGTCAAAGTTACATTCAAGTATTTCACCGAATGTTTAAGGTTAGCCAAAGCCATAAAAAATACAAAGTTCAAAGGCATTGCGAGAATATTTCCAAATGGCTACTGTTTCCAACTGTGCAAATAGATTTTTTTCGTTAAAAGCTGAAAAAGGGAAAGAATCTATAGTGGCATCTCCCCCAGGGGAAATAAAGTAATCATTTGAACATTGTGAACACTTAGCAAGAAGGagcaatttttaaattgaaaaattcaacTACGAAATTGGAAGGGGAGCCGAAGAGGCGAAACAGTAAACAGGCATTTTGGGAAAGCTCTTTCGACGATCTTACAAAATGTGAGCGCTTTTGGATATGATTGTCGGAAGTCGGCAGTAGGTAGTTTGGCCCCAAAAAATATAACACTCCAAAAATATACCCCCACCAGGTATATGGAGCACTGCAATTAAACTTTTGTTGCTTTGAATTTCTGTTGCCTCGAAGACCTCCACAAGTCTAGGGCTGTTGTaacctacggattcaacaaggtGAGCCTACAGGTGAATAGAAAATGTGGGGATTGGAATTCAGAAGAGGGTTCAGCAATCGTTGATCAACATTTTCACTTATGTCCACATCCCCAAAGCCTGACGTATTGGTGGATACGGGAAATCCCCCAAATCATTTAAAAAAGGATCCGCTGGGTCAAGATGGGTGCTAGCTGCAAAGGAGGGAACTCAGGTATTTTGGCAGCAGTAGCTGAGGTAACAACTGAAGAGGAATCTAAAACACCGAAAATGTTCAGAGCCTTGAAGAAATATGGAGTCACTGCCTTCTCAACGGCGCTGAATGCGCAagaaagctcatcatgacaagatcacACGAAACTTGTTAGGGTTAACTCCTATCAGACACAGGAAATGATGCAAACGAAACCAAAAATAAAGCCACATGCAGCCTAGATATCAACAAACAACACCACTGGCTTTCCTTTTTATGGCACACGCTTTAGAGTTGCCACCTTCTAACCTTAAGATGATGGTTGGAACAAGAACCTTATTGTGGGTAATAATGCCCATCGCCAGATATGGGGTGTTAGCCcacgaacatttcattaaggcaTGGGGGGAGCTAGTtcctcatatatcaatgagagctgtccgGTTAAAGTTTTAGCTTCATGATAAGGGGTCCGAGGCCAAACTGCGTTCCCCAGGGCGACATTTCTTTGGGAGAAGTTTCAACGTGGCAGGTATGCCATTTATATGGCATTGAATATCGCATACactatgtcgccagcattagaaatgGATAGACCCGGGGTGAAAATTTTACGGATATTGTcgtcagttgttgttgttgttgtagccacattttcatgtaaaggtggcgatcctcgccaagcttctgtaggtgagcctgctcgttccggtccaaaggaccgatcgccgcggggaACAGGTTGGCCGCTGGTTCCTTGGGGGGTGGGATGGGATGGTATAGCCGCCTCAGATACCaagtaataaatttttatatcagcattgtattttactcttaaatacctttcatttgaaacccatattgtcccaatcggttaacatgtccgttcgggtgggttttgggatggggcgtcccccctagttATATGACCccaacatttttataataatttcgttttttttttggggtaccgtaaggtggcatgcaaaatgtcgcttaaatcggtgcacccatctccgagatctggagttgtTGAAAATGATGGTACGGGgtagggttcgcccccttcggatatcaaaaaatttagtaccctattttcattggGGGCTCaatctctaccatctgtgaaaatttcaagaagacaaacaaacaaacaaagcgcaaccatttaatttttttatgatggaAGACCGTTAAATAAAGTCTCCGGCTACCAAGTTCCCCTCTATGTATCCCACAACGTCGTCTTCTGAAAGCATGCTGGTACCTGTTTACCAGTGATAGGTCAAGAAAATCACTGAAGAATGCATTCAACAGTTTTCCAAGTGTCTCCACAACGAAGGACGAGATATATTTATGCCCCGACTGGCATCTCAAACCGCCAGACAGCAATTAAATATCCGACTCTAGCGAAAtgttagctaagttttcaggatccaGGATAAGGCCAGAAATGTAACGAATGacaaatggtcacaaagtgcaGGTTGTCAACACTCCAAAAATATGTGaaccaatctagacttgaagaggtctagcaCTTTGTTGTCGTTGGCTAGAAAAGTGATTTCAGTGACTGTGGCCATTATGATAGATTACTatttgatcggaaaacatgctggtagaccgaaggttgcaagtaacgacttctacAGAAGCTGTAAAGACGTCAcggaataaaaaacaatttcttCGCCGGTTCTTcactgcataatttatgcccccatattggtcttttgggtagctatatccaaatatagacccatctgaaccatacccgacacggatgtcgaaaagcctaacacaactcactgtcccaaatgtcggggaaatcgcacaataaaagtgccttttatgggcccaatacccaatcgagagatcggtctatatgacagctatattcaaatccaaaccgatctgcgtcaaattgaagaaggatatcgaagggcctaacataattcactgccctaaatttcggagaaatcggacaataaatgcgccttttagggggcaaagactttaaatcgagagatcggtctatatggtagttatatccaaatctagacctatctagggcaaattgaagaaggatgtcgaagggcctaacacaactcaatgtctcaaattttggcaaaatcggacaataaatgcgccttttatgggcccaagacctatggcagctgtatccaaatctggaccgaccttgaccaaattgaaaaagaatgttgaaggtcataacacaattcactgtcccgaatttcggccaaatggaacaaaaaatacgcctttcatgggcccaagaccttgcatcgagaggtcggtctatattcaaatctggaccgatttgggccaaattggagtaaaatgtcgagggacctaacacaacttactgtcacaaatttcagcaaaatgggataataaatgtggctttaatgggccttagacccttaatcggcgaataggtctatatgggggctgtataatatatataatccgatatagcccatcttcgatcttaaccgtccgtccgtctgtctgtcgaaagcacgctaactttcgaaagagtaaagctaggcacttgaaattttctacaaacacTTCTTACACttacaaatcggtcaatgttttgatatagttgccatataaaccgatctggggtcttgacttcttgagcctctagagggcgcaattcttatccgattggaatgaaattttgcacgacgtgctttgttatgatatccaacggctgtgccaagtatggtttaaatcggttcataatctgatatagctgccctataacccgatcttggttcttgaattcttgagccgctagagggcgcaattcccatccgatttggctgaaattttgcatgaggtgttctgttatgatttcgaaCAGCTGTGCCACATAAGGTTCATATcctttcataacctgatatagctgccatataaaccgatatgggatcttgacttcttgagcctccagtggtcgcaattattatccgatttgcctgaattgtACGaagtatcctctcatgaccatcaacatacgtgtttattatggtctgaataggtctatagcctgatacagctgccatataaatcgatctatatatttaatttcttgagcccccaaagggcgcaatttttattcaaattggctgacattttacacaggtctccaacatataatttaattgtggtccgaaccgggccatatcttgatatcgctctaaaagcagagcaaatcttttcttttatcctttgttttttgcctaagaagagatgccgggaaaaaaaactcgacaaatgggatctatggtggagggtatataagatttggcccggccgaacttagcacgcttttacttgttataccctacaccaccactatggtacaggaaattatagatttgtgcatttgtttgcaacgccaaaaagaatcacttcctgattcgatttagctatgtccgtctgtccatgtattgttgtaatcaaggtacaggtcgcatttgttgtccgattttcacaaaattttgcataactctCTTTtctggtccaaggacgaacactattgattttgaaaagaatcggtccagatttagatatagcttccatatatatctttcatccgatatgcccttttaaagctgtcgAAGCCACAAATTTGGTTTGACGTCATAacacatctgcaaaatttcatcagaatcggcttagatttatatatagctcccatatataactttcatccgatttgacctattaaggctgtagaaggcacaattttggtccaatctttaccaaatttggaacgtagttttttatacccaccaccgttggataggcggtatattcatttaatcattccgtttgcaacacatcgaaatatcaatttccgacccttacaaagtatatatatttcgaatcgtcgtaaaattctaagacgattttacgATGTCCGTATCTCGAGATCACTAATcattctagagccttcaaaaattgagatattgagttgaaatttcgcacaaatacgtcttttcgatgcacgctgattaagttcttgaacgggccaaatcggaccatatttggatatagctgctatatagaccgattatccgATAAattgtctaatgcccataaaaactttatttttcatccgattttgctgaaatttaaaacagagagtagtttaaggcttccgacatctgacctaaatatggttcagatcggactatattcagatatagctaccgttTAGACCGATCAgcttatttagggtcttaggcccataattaccgatttcgctgaaatttgcaacagagggttattttaagcctcccgacctccgccttaagtatggttcaaatcgtttcatatttagatatagctgccatatagaccgatctgccgataaaggatctgaagccaataaaagctttatttattacccgattttcctgaaatttgaaacagtgagttatttttagcctcctgatatcggacctaaatgtggttcagataggactatatttagatatagctgccatatagactgatctgccgttaaggggactgaagcccataaaagctttatttttccgattttgctgaattttggaacagtgcgcagttttgagccttccaacatccgacccaaatacggtgcagatcggactatatttagacactGCTGTCATTTagagcgatcagccgataaaggttctgaagcccataaaagttttatttttgaaccggtttctctaaaatttgaaacagtgaattatttttagcctcctgatacccgatctaaatatggttgagatcggactatatttagatatagctgccatatagacctatctgccgataaagggtctgaagccaataaaagctttattttttacccgatttccctgaaatttgaaacagtgagtaggaaATTTGGTAATAAGATAATAAGACctaccaacatccgacctaaatatgattcagatcggactatatttagacaaagCTGCCATAACAACCGATCTGCCGTTAAGGGTACTGAGACCCAtcaaagctctatttattaccagatttcgctgtaatttgaaacggtgagttttTCTGATCCTCACGATATCCAACCttattatggttcagattggtttataattggatatatctgccaaagagaccaatattttgttctacaaaattgaatagtgacatagaccactcaatgtccatgccgaactTGGGTGCgttagttatccaattttcaccggattgcgacgaaaggggatttacatatatacccgtggtggtgggtatccaaagttcggcccggccaaacttaatgcatttttacttgttttttttttttttttttttgacatcctagtatgtgtgcaaaatttcatcagaatcgaaccagatttatgtatagctcccatatatatctttcatccgataagctgtagtagccataattttggtcccattcttacaaaattttgcaggagatgttttatttgacatcgcactacatgcaaaaaatgtcatcaaaatcgaaccagatttaggtaaagttcgcatatatatcttttagtcgtttcgacttttaaaaatgtttcatgAGATGATTTAATTGACAtcctaatacgtgtgcaaaatgaaagtctgactaaatttggatataagtcgtatatattaaaagtatcaTGTAGACTcgctggtgtagggtattatatagtcggctacgCCAGACTTTTGCCTCCCCTTACATGCTTTATATAGATTTAATAAATTTGTGCAATATGAGGTTGAACAGTTCGAGTATCTTGTGTCCCTAGTCCCTAGTGACAAAATTCAtgatttttattgtattattcttTGTATATGCATCATGTCTTTCTTCTCCCCAAATTGTATTGTACACCAATACATTACTCTGGCTTCCTTTATCGCTTTGAATTACCTCTTGACTCAATTGCACAACTTGGCATGGAATCCAATGTTATGAACAAATTGATTATAGTCACAACAATTACTGGCTCCACTATCAGCAACTCGACTGAATACAAGTGAATCAGGACAGGCTATGGGTCTGCATGCAACATGATTGCCAAATTGAGCAGTAAAAGGATTGTTGTGGGTAACAATGACAGTGCATACACCATTCCTATTTATCACcttataaatatattttggtatgggatttttagaatttttcattAGATAGATTTTAGTAGGTTGGCCTGTTATCGAATGTTCCAACTCTAAAACCTCAAAAGTTCCAGTTAGCACGCTGACATATTCCCCGTTTTTAGGCAATCCATGAACCCAATTCtcaattattttccaatttttgataTTTACACTGGTAAATTGGGGTATTACATTGATGTAATTCATTGTCGCATCCTTTTGATCGTAGGTAAGCAGGTCCTGAACATTAACCAAATGACCCCGATCTATAACGCGATTACTGGGAGAGTTGGATGTGATGAAGCGCTGGCCATTACCTAAAAGTGATACAAAGCTGGCATAAACATTGGCAGCTTCAAATGATTCTGCTCGGGTGGGGCCTGTAACACTGCCCACTGCAAACGTGGGACGATTATATGCATATGAAGATAGTGACAATCCATAGGTCTTGTGTCGGGAGTAGATGGCTTCCTCGCTTAACTTACTATAACACACCTGGTAAATTGACAGAGTGGTTCCGCTTCTCGCCAGAGTATAACGAATGTCATAAATTTCCCCTCGATTCCTTTGGAAGCATGGTACTTCATTGATTACCTGAATTTCCTGGTACTTTATACCATTCATGCATTTCGAGCCATCAGGTATGCGATCCATTATGCCACGGTTACATTTCAGCTGTATTATGTCGTCTTCTTTGCATATCAAATACAGTGTCTGTCCATCCTCCAATGTATTCGTATGCAGAAGATCGTATTGATTTGAAGGTGTTTTAATGGCATAAATCCATTTTCTATTCATGTTACTTGCATCCAGTTGACATTGTTGACCCCAAACATCTGCAATGAGAATATTTATTCCATACACCAAACATGTACAAAGCTTCGCCTACCCTTCACAACCAACCACATAATGATGGCAAATTgtattatcatttttttttttgtgtttcgttAGCCTCCGAAGATAATTCTTCTGTATGCATTGAACGTAGAAATGAGACTGATTTTGGTTTTCAGCGCACAATGTTTTTATAGCATACACCATAGAAAGGAAGATTAACTTcctcattgcgtttgtaacagtACAGAatacataactgccatataaaccgcagtGAAATATGCATCGGTATGGACTTTTTTGGGAAGCTATTGTCATTAGTATTGAAGAACAGCGGTCAAAGGGTTACagttctatatttggatgtagtgaAAACGTAACGTCTGCTTAGTAGCCCTCAACTGTATAACTTTAGAGTTTTTTGCCTTTAATAAGAAATCCTCCAAAGCACTTGAAAAATGTgttccatggttgagggtatttaagattcggcttAACTAAACTAACCAAAATATAATTGTGGGCGTTTCACTGCTTGTGATAATCAATAATGTGGGGCGTTTATATAAAGAAGTGCAAACAGTAGATACGGCAAAGTTCAATTGCggctgttatgactttcacacAAGTGTGTAATCCCTAAAGGGTCATTGCACCAGGTAGTTTGTCTCTCAACTATTTTAATTTATCTTTCTATGCTTGCATGTACGTTGAATCTAATTCGTCAAACTTTATCAGCTAGCTCTTACACGCTGGTGGTGTATGCGTCGACGATGTCTGCTGCCTGCAACGAATTGTTGGCACACATAATTTATTATTGGGTAAAAGCGGTTCGTCTAAGGAGCATAGCGAAAATCAACTCTTCCCATttgggaaaaaataataaaaaaaagttcggAAGAAGAGGTAATGATGTGGGTTTCTAACAAATATGAATGAAGAATCACCAGTGGCAGTGTGGACTGACACAATCATCAGATACAGTAGTCAAGTACACTAGAACAAAAAAGTAAGagggttcggccgggccgaatcttatataccctccaccatggaacgcatttgtcgagttctttgcgaggtatctctttttaggcaaccttagaataataaataagaactgttatgctattggagctataacaacttatagtccgattcggaccataaattaatgccgaacattgaagaagtcattgttaaatatttcagttcattcggatatgaattgcgccttgtaggggctcaagaggcaaaatcaggatataggtttatatgggagctatatcaagctattgatcgaccatattacacacgtatgttgaaggtcataagagaagctgttgtacaaaatttctgccaaatcggaagagaattgcgccctctagaggctcaagaagtcaaaatcccctcaagaagtcaaattcagccaaatgggaaaaagattgtggcttccaggggctcaaaagtcaaatcggaaaatcgtgagagctgtttaaaccagtgttgccaaaaagataatagctaaaaatcaccctattAACGAATGTACTTTTTTATCTTATATTAACCAATGAGTGTAGGGCGCCGAAGATATCACAGATTGATACCTTTTGCAGAATTAATTTTCACAAAACAAGTCAAAGGTCAACAATCGTAGAAAATTACAACGACACCGATGTTTATTCCATCAGCTATCATTAGACTGTCATAAGTCATGGCCATAGAATGAAACACAATTTGAACATTAACTCTTTTTAAACTTTTCCCCTCTTGTTCAGTTTTTGttaaagattttaaatttatgGAACATCTGTTGACGTTGCAAATACCAACAACgacaatgtaaatttttttttactgtaCCTCAAATGGGCTGCTCTTTATGCAGATTAGCTGGAAAATGTCACACCAAATGTTAATTGACTTTGGAGAGAATCTGTTTTTGTTCGAAACATGGCAAATAAGTTAATTATCCTCGTTGTTGTTTGCAAAACGAGTGAAAgttgttttgggttttttgcTTTTACACCCTCGGGGACTAATCATCAGCATCATCGGCttaaaaagtgatttttagTGTGGAGCATTAAATGAATGCTCTGGATTATGGGAATTTAATTAGGACGTTTTGTCGTGTGAAATataatattgccattggcacAATGTTTGCGTAAATAAAATGCTGTTAATTATATAAAACAGAGacagagaaaaaaattgttaggaTTGCATAATTGAAGATTAATGAAGCACTGCACAGTATTGCCAAATCAAAAAATCTTGGAATTAATTCTGGAATTTTTTAACGTATATAGATATTTACACGAAACTTTTCGTAGTCTGAATCCTAGGATGTTGATGTgttttccaataagtgtgcaaaatttgggaccatAGTGGCTCCAGAGGCTGATCAATGGGGCCTGAAGTTAGTCCCCTCGAGTATGTCAAATTTTGATCAGCTTTCCAAACTCTCATTTGTTGGACCGATCGGcttgatttgtataccctacaccaccactgaggtatagggtattataagtttgtacatttatttgcaacgctaagaaggagaagagctagacccattgataagtataccgattgactcagaatcactttctgattcgatttagccatgtccgtctgtaagtccatgttttcttgtaatcaaagtgcaggtcgtcgtatttgttatccaatcttCACGAAAAtctgcacatatcacttttttggctcaaggacgaacTCTGTTGTCTCTGgtaaaaagtcggttcagatttaaatatagctcccatatatatgtaccgcccgatttccacttaaatggccatagtagctacagttttcaaccgatctgtaccaaatttggcacggaatgttttgttactgactttaatatatgtgcaagatttaatcaaaatcggttcagatttagatatagctcccatatatatacatcgcccgacttgcacttaaatggccgtagtagctacaattttcaaacgatctgcacaaaatttggcatgtgatgTTTTGCTACTGAccttaacatatgtgcaaaatttcatcaaaatcgtttcagatttagatatagctcccatgtatatgtatcgcccgatttgcacttaaatggccgtagtagctgcaattttcaacc includes:
- the LOC106091468 gene encoding uncharacterized protein LOC106091468; protein product: MIIQFAIIMWLVVKDVWGQQCQLDASNMNRKWIYAIKTPSNQYDLLHTNTLEDGQTLYLICKEDDIIQLKCNRGIMDRIPDGSKCMNGIKYQEIQVINEVPCFQRNRGEIYDIRYTLARSGTTLSIYQVCYSKLSEEAIYSRHKTYGLSLSSYAYNRPTFAVGSVTGPTRAESFEAANVYASFVSLLGNGQRFITSNSPSNRVIDRGHLVNVQDLLTYDQKDATMNYINVIPQFTSVNIKNWKIIENWVHGLPKNGEYVSVLTGTFEVLELEHSITGQPTKIYLMKNSKNPIPKYIYKVINRNGVCTVIVTHNNPFTAQFGNHVACRPIACPDSLVFSRVADSGASNCCDYNQFVHNIGFHAKLCN